A single genomic interval of Bradyrhizobium sp. CCBAU 53338 harbors:
- a CDS encoding group II intron maturase-specific domain-containing protein, with protein MLERAREVTRRGKYTNIEYARFADDMVVLIYAHQRHDWLLGAINKRLREEFAKLQVEVNDEKSRIVDLARGESFGFLGIDFRYLRSLRGVMRPYYTPKLKKRTALLRGLKEVFGSYRSQPISRVISLINPKLRGWVNYFRIGDSSKCFPTSETG; from the coding sequence ATGCTGGAGCGAGCACGTGAAGTTACACGTCGCGGCAAGTACACCAATATCGAATATGCACGTTTTGCTGACGATATGGTTGTCTTGATCTATGCCCACCAGCGACATGACTGGCTGCTCGGCGCTATAAACAAGCGCTTGCGGGAGGAGTTCGCCAAGTTACAGGTTGAGGTGAATGATGAGAAGAGTCGCATAGTTGACCTGGCCCGAGGCGAGAGCTTCGGCTTCCTGGGAATCGACTTCCGCTATCTCCGCAGTCTGCGCGGAGTGATGCGGCCGTATTACACGCCCAAGCTCAAAAAGCGGACGGCGCTTCTGCGGGGGCTCAAGGAAGTGTTTGGCAGCTATCGGTCGCAACCGATTAGTCGGGTGATAAGCCTGATCAATCCAAAGCTCCGAGGATGGGTAAACTACTTCCGGATAGGCGATTCCAGTAAATGCTTCCCTACATCAGAGACTGGGTAG
- the tnpB gene encoding IS66 family insertion sequence element accessory protein TnpB (TnpB, as the term is used for proteins encoded by IS66 family insertion elements, is considered an accessory protein, since TnpC, encoded by a neighboring gene, is a DDE family transposase.): MIPLPSGVRVWIATGHTDMRRAMQSLALAVQESLERDPHAGDLYILWGRRGLLVKILSHDGLGMSLYAKRLDHGRFIWPSTSVGAVSISAAQMAYMLEGIDWWTPQLSWRPQSGG, encoded by the coding sequence ATGATCCCGCTCCCGAGCGGCGTCAGGGTATGGATCGCGACTGGCCACACCGACATGCGTCGGGCCATGCAAAGTTTGGCGCTTGCGGTTCAGGAAAGCTTGGAGCGCGATCCCCATGCCGGCGATCTCTATATCTTATGGGGCCGCCGCGGCCTTCTGGTCAAGATTCTCTCGCATGACGGCTTGGGCATGTCGCTCTATGCCAAGCGCCTGGATCACGGCAGGTTCATCTGGCCGTCGACGTCGGTCGGCGCGGTGTCGATCTCGGCAGCGCAAATGGCTTACATGCTCGAGGGCATCGACTGGTGGACTCCCCAACTGAGCTGGCGGCCGCAGAGCGGGGGCTAA
- a CDS encoding IS91 family transposase, whose amino-acid sequence MRPVLEVADILRRHGGAFRAAQGPRLSSDQRRVMAAIEACRTATLGGHVERCDDCGLVRVAYNSCRDRHCPKCQALARAQWLAERQADLLPVPYFHVVFTVPAPVAAIALQNKTAVYDILLKAAAETIRLISADPKHLGAETGMIAILHTWGQTLTHHPHAHCLVPGGGIAPDGSWVHCRPGFFLPVRVLSRLYRRLFLERLQAAFNGTKLQFFGHLAHLVEPAAFARHLTALRKVEWVVYAKRPFGGPEQVLAYLGRYTHRVAIANGRLLTCDQGHVRFRWKDYRAGNRSKVMTLDTEEFLRRFLLHVLPKGFRRIRHFGFLANACRVAKLARIRAALKAPEPPPPAEAVDYRERCAILIGHRLDLCPICGGRMVEIGPVPRAQTPRRAAPRCDTS is encoded by the coding sequence ATGCGCCCCGTGCTCGAGGTGGCGGACATCCTCCGCCGCCACGGCGGCGCCTTCCGTGCCGCGCAGGGTCCTCGGCTGTCCTCCGATCAGCGCCGTGTGATGGCGGCCATCGAGGCGTGTCGCACAGCGACGCTCGGCGGCCACGTCGAGCGGTGCGACGACTGCGGCCTGGTCCGCGTCGCCTATAACAGCTGTCGCGATCGGCACTGTCCAAAGTGCCAAGCGCTCGCGCGCGCCCAATGGCTCGCCGAGCGCCAGGCCGACCTGCTGCCGGTCCCCTATTTCCATGTCGTCTTCACCGTGCCGGCGCCGGTGGCCGCCATCGCGCTGCAGAACAAGACGGCGGTCTACGACATCCTGCTCAAGGCAGCAGCCGAGACGATCCGTCTCATCAGCGCCGACCCGAAGCATCTCGGTGCCGAGACCGGGATGATCGCCATTCTCCATACCTGGGGCCAGACCCTGACGCATCATCCGCATGCCCATTGCCTCGTGCCAGGCGGCGGGATCGCCCCTGATGGAAGCTGGGTTCATTGTCGCCCCGGCTTCTTCCTTCCCGTTCGCGTCCTGTCACGATTGTATCGTCGGCTGTTCCTGGAGCGCCTGCAGGCGGCGTTCAATGGCACCAAGCTCCAGTTCTTCGGCCATCTCGCGCACCTCGTCGAGCCAGCGGCATTCGCCCGCCATCTAACCGCCCTCCGCAAGGTCGAGTGGGTCGTCTACGCCAAGCGTCCCTTCGGCGGACCAGAACAGGTTCTGGCCTATCTCGGGCGCTACACCCATCGCGTTGCAATCGCCAACGGCCGGCTCCTTACCTGTGACCAGGGCCACGTCCGCTTCCGGTGGAAGGATTATCGCGCTGGCAACAGATCCAAAGTGATGACGCTCGACACTGAGGAGTTCCTTCGTCGCTTTCTGCTCCACGTATTGCCGAAGGGGTTTCGCCGCATCCGTCATTTTGGCTTCCTGGCGAACGCCTGCCGCGTCGCCAAACTCGCGCGCATCCGAGCGGCGCTAAAGGCGCCAGAGCCGCCTCCGCCTGCCGAAGCTGTCGACTATCGTGAGCGCTGCGCCATCCTCATTGGTCACCGCCTCGACTTGTGCCCCATCTGCGGAGGCCGCATGGTCGAGATTGGGCCTGTGCCGCGTGCGCAAACGCCGCGACGCGCAGCACCTCGCTGCGATACATCATGA
- a CDS encoding NAD-dependent succinate-semialdehyde dehydrogenase, translating to MGVQGFRHRRPEWGGLAMRHLRTLRRRDFLAGAAFIDGKWTDGGQKDAVVDPATGEEIAEAARCSAADMELAIGAAEKSFVAWRRLLPTERGVILKSWASLIRGHSEDLAVLMTSEQGKPLAEARYEITYGAGFLEWFAAEGERTYGETIPSHKAGSLLHVRMQPIGVAAAITPWNFPIAMITRKAGAALAAGCPIVVKPAPETPLSALALARLAEEAGIPRGVFQVLVGDSIELSKPLLRDTRVRALSFTGSTEVGRLLLAEAAQTVKKVSLELGGHAPCIIFDDVDVDKAVKGAMDAKFTTSGQDCLAANRIYVHRKIYRAFVEAFATPISQLRVGHGLETTTDIGPMTKLSVANKCRAHIDDAAKKGARVFCADKGASLGANFVPPTLLSDVTDHMLITHEETFGPVAAVLPFDSEAEVVSRANASEMGLAGYIYTNNLRRALRLSEQIECGMLGINTASFTGPPIPFGGWKQSGLGREGSKHGLAEYMEHKYVCFGDLAA from the coding sequence ATGGGTGTTCAAGGCTTTCGGCACAGACGCCCGGAGTGGGGTGGCCTCGCTATGCGGCACCTTCGAACTCTCAGACGACGAGACTTTTTAGCGGGGGCAGCGTTCATCGACGGCAAGTGGACGGACGGCGGGCAGAAGGACGCGGTTGTCGACCCCGCGACGGGGGAGGAAATCGCGGAAGCTGCCCGTTGCTCGGCGGCCGACATGGAGCTGGCAATCGGAGCAGCAGAGAAGTCGTTTGTTGCATGGAGGCGTCTGCTGCCCACCGAGCGAGGAGTGATCCTCAAATCTTGGGCGTCCCTGATCCGCGGCCATTCAGAGGATCTCGCCGTTCTTATGACCAGCGAGCAAGGAAAGCCTCTGGCGGAGGCACGCTACGAGATCACATATGGCGCGGGCTTTCTGGAATGGTTTGCCGCTGAAGGCGAGCGCACCTATGGCGAGACCATTCCGAGTCACAAAGCGGGAAGCCTGCTTCATGTGCGAATGCAGCCAATCGGTGTTGCGGCGGCGATCACGCCATGGAATTTTCCAATCGCGATGATCACGAGAAAGGCGGGAGCTGCTCTTGCCGCGGGCTGCCCGATCGTCGTGAAGCCGGCTCCCGAGACGCCATTGTCGGCCCTTGCCCTGGCTAGGTTGGCCGAAGAAGCTGGTATTCCGCGTGGCGTATTTCAGGTGCTTGTCGGTGATTCAATCGAGCTTTCGAAACCACTGTTGCGCGATACGAGGGTGCGAGCTCTTTCGTTTACTGGTTCTACCGAAGTTGGGCGCCTGCTTCTGGCAGAGGCGGCACAAACCGTGAAGAAAGTGTCGCTTGAGCTGGGGGGCCACGCTCCGTGCATCATCTTTGACGACGTCGATGTCGACAAGGCGGTTAAGGGAGCGATGGACGCAAAGTTCACCACTTCGGGCCAGGACTGTCTCGCCGCCAATCGCATCTACGTGCATAGAAAGATCTACCGCGCCTTCGTCGAGGCGTTTGCCACCCCTATTTCTCAGCTCAGAGTCGGGCACGGCCTGGAAACGACAACTGATATAGGGCCGATGACAAAGCTGTCGGTTGCCAACAAATGCAGGGCCCACATCGACGACGCCGCAAAAAAGGGGGCGCGGGTGTTTTGCGCCGACAAGGGCGCAAGTTTGGGTGCAAACTTCGTTCCTCCGACGTTGCTCAGCGATGTCACCGACCACATGCTGATCACGCATGAAGAAACCTTCGGGCCGGTTGCTGCCGTGCTCCCGTTCGATTCTGAGGCGGAGGTTGTATCCAGGGCGAACGCCAGCGAAATGGGGCTGGCTGGATACATCTACACAAACAACCTTCGCCGGGCGCTCCGCCTTTCTGAGCAGATCGAGTGCGGCATGCTCGGAATCAATACAGCTTCCTTTACTGGACCGCCCATTCCGTTCGGAGGCTGGAAGCAGTCCGGACTCGGACGAGAAGGGTCGAAGCACGGTTTAGCAGAGTACATGGAACACAAATACGTCTGTTTCGGCGATTTGGCGGCATAG
- the istA gene encoding IS21 family transposase, whose product MSERQIAVTVGISRSTVGEYLRRAAVIGITWPVPEGMDDGELERRLFTPPTFEEKPARPLPDWKAVHRELKRRSVTLLLLWEEYRAEHADGYGYSRFCDLYREWSEAISPTMRQTHGPGEKLFVDFAGDTVPVFDAATGAQRLAHVFVAVLGASNYTFAEARWSEGLADWIGLHANTLRAIGGVPKAIVCDNLKAGVTATCRYEPGINRTYQELAEHYGTAILPTRPRKPRDKAKVEVAVQIVQRFVLARLRNRRFFSLDELNGAIRKAIADLNDSYAESCLIK is encoded by the coding sequence GTGAGCGAGCGGCAGATCGCCGTCACGGTCGGCATCAGCCGATCGACGGTTGGCGAGTATCTGCGGCGGGCTGCCGTGATCGGCATCACCTGGCCGGTGCCGGAAGGGATGGACGACGGCGAACTCGAGCGCCGGCTGTTCACGCCGCCGACATTCGAGGAGAAGCCGGCGCGGCCGTTGCCCGACTGGAAGGCGGTGCACCGGGAGCTGAAGCGGCGCAGCGTGACGTTGCTCCTGTTGTGGGAGGAATATCGCGCGGAGCACGCCGACGGCTATGGCTACAGCCGGTTTTGCGATCTCTACCGGGAATGGAGCGAGGCGATCTCGCCGACCATGCGGCAGACGCATGGGCCTGGAGAGAAGCTGTTCGTCGACTTCGCGGGCGACACGGTGCCGGTGTTCGACGCCGCGACCGGCGCGCAGCGGCTGGCCCATGTCTTCGTCGCGGTGCTAGGAGCATCCAACTACACCTTTGCCGAGGCGCGTTGGTCGGAAGGGCTGGCCGACTGGATCGGGCTGCACGCCAATACGTTGCGCGCGATCGGCGGCGTGCCGAAGGCGATCGTCTGCGACAATCTGAAGGCCGGCGTCACCGCCACCTGTCGCTATGAGCCGGGCATCAACCGCACCTACCAGGAGCTGGCCGAGCACTACGGCACCGCGATCCTGCCCACGCGTCCGCGCAAACCACGCGACAAGGCGAAGGTGGAAGTGGCGGTGCAGATCGTCCAGCGGTTTGTGCTGGCGCGGCTGCGGAACCGGCGCTTCTTCTCGCTTGACGAACTCAACGGGGCCATCCGCAAGGCGATCGCGGACCTCAACGACTCTTATGCAGAGTCTTGTCTGATAAAATAG
- a CDS encoding aminotransferase: protein MIDIKTIAERDRSSVLHPFTQLKDFASGKLGDPTIVTGGKGISIRDAEGRTYIDGFAGLYCVNIGYGRTEVAEAIARQAYQLAYYHTYAAHTTEELAKLSHRLVQMAPGNASKVFYGLSGSDANETQAKLVWYYNNLRGQPKKKKIISRERGYHGCSVISGSMTGMSFYHDQMDLPFPGILHTGTPHHYWGAEHGESEEAFSRRRAAELEELIVREGAETVGAFIAEPVLGTGGITPPPSGYWREIQAVLRRYDVLLIADEVICGFGRTGADFGSTLYGMEPDLVTVAKGLTSGYMPLSAAIVGEKVYSVMEGAADRVGAFSHGYTYSGHPIAAAAANAVLDIVEKEQLSNRARVVGAHFQKRLKERFAQLEIAGEVRGVGLLGAIEFVADRHTKRRFDAQLKVGARISKAARERGLIARAMPHGDILGFAPPLVVSEGEIDEIVELAYQATRQVIDELAREPASV from the coding sequence ATGATTGATATCAAGACCATCGCTGAGCGAGATCGTTCCAGTGTTCTGCATCCCTTCACGCAGCTGAAGGATTTCGCGAGCGGCAAGCTTGGCGATCCCACAATCGTCACAGGTGGTAAAGGGATATCCATTCGGGATGCGGAGGGCCGAACATACATCGATGGCTTTGCCGGTCTCTACTGTGTCAATATCGGCTATGGGCGTACCGAAGTTGCCGAGGCCATCGCAAGGCAGGCCTATCAGCTCGCATATTACCACACGTACGCTGCTCACACGACCGAAGAGCTCGCAAAGCTTTCGCATCGCCTCGTGCAAATGGCACCGGGAAACGCCAGCAAAGTCTTCTACGGACTTTCCGGATCGGATGCCAACGAAACTCAGGCCAAGCTCGTCTGGTATTACAACAATCTGCGTGGTCAGCCGAAGAAGAAGAAGATCATCTCTCGCGAGCGCGGTTATCACGGGTGCTCGGTCATTTCTGGATCAATGACGGGAATGTCGTTCTATCACGATCAAATGGACCTTCCGTTTCCGGGTATTCTGCACACAGGCACTCCCCACCATTATTGGGGCGCTGAGCACGGGGAATCGGAGGAGGCCTTTTCTCGTCGGCGTGCGGCCGAACTCGAAGAGCTAATTGTGCGGGAGGGCGCGGAAACGGTCGGCGCGTTTATTGCCGAGCCTGTCCTTGGTACCGGAGGCATCACACCGCCGCCCAGCGGGTATTGGCGGGAGATTCAGGCCGTACTCAGGCGGTATGACGTTCTTCTCATCGCCGATGAGGTGATCTGTGGATTCGGGCGAACCGGGGCCGACTTTGGCAGTACTCTATACGGGATGGAGCCGGATCTCGTAACGGTCGCCAAGGGGCTCACCTCGGGCTACATGCCGCTCTCGGCAGCCATCGTGGGGGAGAAGGTTTACTCTGTTATGGAGGGGGCCGCCGATCGCGTTGGCGCATTCTCACACGGTTACACCTACTCGGGTCATCCGATCGCTGCCGCCGCCGCCAACGCAGTGCTCGATATCGTTGAAAAGGAGCAGCTCAGCAATCGCGCCAGGGTGGTCGGCGCGCACTTTCAAAAGCGGCTTAAGGAAAGGTTCGCTCAATTGGAGATCGCTGGCGAAGTTCGCGGCGTCGGCTTGCTCGGCGCTATCGAGTTTGTCGCGGACCGTCACACGAAGCGACGGTTCGACGCCCAGCTCAAAGTCGGCGCCCGCATCTCGAAGGCTGCTCGCGAGCGGGGACTTATTGCTCGGGCAATGCCGCATGGCGATATTCTGGGTTTTGCTCCGCCTCTTGTCGTCTCGGAAGGCGAGATTGATGAGATTGTCGAGCTTGCCTATCAGGCAACCAGGCAAGTCATTGACGAACTCGCCAGGGAGCCCGCAAGCGTTTAG
- a CDS encoding ISNCY family transposase has protein sequence MGWLSMATRKELTAAAGARYRRSDRAKKARILDEFVDITGFHRKHAMRLLRGQEDVSAGRRARRRIYNEAEHNALLLLWEASDRICGKRLKALMPALIEAMERHGHLDLAPEIRDKLLAMSAATIDRALARVREGLGRKRRRHATHSLRRSIPIRTSADWNDPAPGFVEADLVAHSGLSARGSFIQTLVLTDIATGWTECAPLIVREQTLLSTVLTELRKQLPFALIGLDTDNDTVFMNETLKAYCDAANIVFTRCRPYRKNDQAFVEQKNGAVVRRMVGYRRLEGLEAAKLLAELYRSARLFVNFFQPSFKLMAKQRDGARVRKTYSAPATPHQRLAADARTPDAIRHHLQEIYAALDPVALLRDIRGAQERLAALADTQPIAHPAAASQPIDLFLASLRTAWKDGAMRPTDRPIVKAKRGRRRPDPLIRATLDLRKWFEAEPWRTGSELLSRLQAEYPGAYPNKLLRTLQRRLKSWRSEQANALLFVPTEETLLGHEVTTTQ, from the coding sequence ATGGGGTGGCTGAGCATGGCAACGCGGAAGGAACTGACGGCGGCGGCGGGCGCGCGCTATCGGCGTTCGGATCGTGCGAAGAAGGCGCGGATATTAGACGAGTTCGTCGACATCACCGGATTCCATCGCAAACATGCGATGCGTCTACTTCGAGGCCAGGAAGACGTAAGCGCAGGCCGACGGGCGCGACGTCGGATCTATAATGAGGCGGAACACAACGCGCTCTTGCTGCTTTGGGAGGCGTCAGACCGGATCTGCGGGAAGCGGCTGAAGGCGTTAATGCCTGCGCTGATTGAAGCGATGGAACGGCACGGCCACCTCGACCTTGCTCCCGAGATCCGCGACAAACTTTTGGCAATGAGTGCTGCGACGATCGACCGCGCGTTGGCACGGGTCCGAGAAGGATTAGGTCGCAAGCGCCGACGGCACGCGACGCACTCGTTGCGTCGCAGTATTCCAATACGGACGTCGGCAGATTGGAACGATCCGGCGCCGGGGTTCGTCGAGGCTGACCTTGTAGCGCATAGCGGTCTATCGGCGCGCGGCAGCTTCATCCAGACCCTCGTGCTCACCGACATTGCTACCGGCTGGACGGAGTGCGCTCCTCTGATCGTGCGCGAACAAACACTGTTGAGCACGGTGTTGACGGAATTGCGCAAACAATTGCCTTTTGCGCTGATCGGCCTCGATACGGACAATGATACGGTGTTCATGAATGAGACGCTGAAAGCCTACTGCGATGCGGCCAACATCGTCTTCACGCGTTGCCGGCCCTACCGGAAGAACGACCAGGCGTTCGTCGAGCAGAAGAACGGTGCCGTCGTGCGCAGGATGGTCGGCTATCGTCGGCTCGAGGGCCTGGAAGCGGCCAAGCTGCTGGCTGAACTCTATCGATCGGCGCGGCTGTTCGTGAACTTCTTCCAACCCTCATTCAAACTGATGGCCAAGCAGCGCGACGGTGCTCGTGTGCGTAAGACATACAGCGCACCGGCAACGCCACACCAGCGCTTGGCCGCCGACGCCCGCACGCCCGATGCGATTCGTCACCATCTCCAAGAAATCTATGCCGCTCTCGACCCGGTCGCGTTGTTGCGCGACATCCGCGGCGCGCAGGAACGCCTCGCGGCGCTCGCTGATACGCAGCCAATCGCCCATCCTGCTGCGGCATCGCAACCGATCGATCTCTTCCTGGCAAGCCTACGAACCGCCTGGAAAGACGGAGCTATGCGACCGACGGATCGGCCAATCGTGAAAGCGAAAAGAGGCCGGCGGCGTCCCGACCCGCTCATCCGGGCAACGCTAGATTTGCGAAAATGGTTTGAAGCCGAGCCTTGGCGGACTGGTAGCGAACTGCTCTCCCGGTTGCAGGCGGAATATCCTGGAGCCTATCCGAACAAGCTTCTTCGAACGCTTCAGCGTAGGCTTAAATCCTGGCGCAGCGAGCAAGCGAACGCGTTGTTGTTCGTTCCTACGGAGGAAACGCTGCTGGGGCATGAGGTCACAACAACCCAATGA
- a CDS encoding UPF0149 family protein, whose protein sequence is MAAAEMPLEELERWLQARVDQQPAATNLPMLDGYVAAIVAGPVSMSPLDWICPLLAIDADAFNHSGTPEFAAISAVALRHNDISNTLSTAPDRFAPMHRRKPSGDVDPRPWCQGFYAAMRLKLLAWAPLLDTGNVNHGLLLPILLHCRDDQGRPLLGPPRSGRETKKFLRNAHADIPAAVEALRQYWMPIRYARAH, encoded by the coding sequence ATGGCCGCAGCCGAGATGCCACTTGAGGAGCTCGAGCGATGGCTGCAGGCTCGGGTCGATCAGCAACCTGCCGCCACCAATCTCCCCATGCTCGACGGCTACGTCGCCGCAATCGTGGCCGGACCGGTGTCGATGAGCCCACTCGACTGGATCTGCCCGCTGCTCGCCATCGATGCCGATGCCTTCAACCACAGCGGCACCCCGGAGTTTGCAGCCATATCGGCTGTCGCCCTGCGTCACAACGACATCAGCAACACCCTCTCGACCGCACCCGACAGGTTCGCGCCGATGCACCGGCGTAAACCCAGTGGAGACGTGGATCCGCGACCATGGTGCCAAGGCTTCTACGCCGCGATGCGGCTCAAGCTATTGGCGTGGGCACCGTTGCTGGACACCGGCAACGTCAATCACGGCCTACTTCTACCTATCCTGCTGCACTGTCGCGACGATCAGGGCCGACCGCTGCTTGGACCACCACGAAGCGGCCGCGAGACCAAGAAATTTCTGCGTAACGCCCACGCCGATATTCCCGCGGCGGTCGAAGCCTTGCGGCAATACTGGATGCCGATCCGCTACGCCCGCGCTCACTGA
- a CDS encoding transposase, whose protein sequence is MSIKPAARSVITGERRRRRWTSEEKARIVAESFEEGANISEVARRNGVSRGLLTVWRRQVAAAVGGKAPNFVPIQIGPGIDRGTAGEHERISGLQTRPLEIAAPPAKVCGVVEIEVNGARIRVEPDVELATLSTVLAALRGIR, encoded by the coding sequence GTGTCCATCAAACCGGCAGCACGCTCAGTGATCACCGGGGAGCGCCGACGGCGTCGGTGGACGAGCGAGGAGAAGGCCCGGATCGTGGCGGAGAGCTTTGAGGAGGGTGCGAACATCTCCGAGGTTGCGCGGCGCAATGGCGTTTCGCGCGGGCTGCTTACGGTGTGGCGCCGCCAAGTTGCGGCGGCGGTGGGGGGCAAGGCACCGAACTTCGTGCCAATCCAAATTGGTCCGGGGATCGATCGCGGGACAGCGGGCGAGCATGAACGTATTTCCGGGCTACAGACGAGGCCTTTGGAGATCGCCGCGCCGCCGGCCAAGGTTTGCGGAGTTGTCGAGATCGAGGTGAACGGGGCGCGCATCCGGGTCGAGCCGGACGTTGAGCTGGCGACGCTGTCGACCGTGCTGGCGGCGCTTCGGGGTATCCGGTGA
- the tnpB gene encoding IS66 family insertion sequence element accessory protein TnpB (TnpB, as the term is used for proteins encoded by IS66 family insertion elements, is considered an accessory protein, since TnpC, encoded by a neighboring gene, is a DDE family transposase.): MIALRSDLKVVLATQPVDFRKSVHTLSALVSEALRANPCCGDVFVFRSKRTDRVKLLAWDGSGMVLMTKWLHQGHFTWPPIREGVVHLTATQLAMLLDGLEWTRVSPKPVKQPAVVG, encoded by the coding sequence GTGATTGCGCTACGCTCTGACCTCAAGGTGGTGCTGGCGACACAGCCGGTCGATTTCCGCAAGTCGGTGCATACGCTGTCGGCACTGGTGAGCGAAGCGCTGCGTGCGAATCCGTGTTGTGGGGACGTCTTCGTGTTCCGCAGCAAACGCACGGACAGAGTGAAGCTTCTGGCGTGGGACGGCAGCGGCATGGTGCTGATGACGAAGTGGTTGCACCAGGGGCACTTCACCTGGCCGCCGATCCGCGAAGGCGTGGTGCATCTGACTGCGACACAGCTCGCGATGCTGCTCGACGGACTCGAGTGGACGCGCGTCTCGCCCAAGCCGGTGAAGCAGCCGGCCGTTGTCGGCTGA
- a CDS encoding helix-turn-helix domain-containing protein, translating into MERGEITLDEAAAALTVSPSTVRRLIAERSLPAHQLCKGAPWVIKAPDLEHPEVRNAAQARRFRRPSSGDLRQRELEL; encoded by the coding sequence ATGGAGAGAGGAGAAATTACTCTGGATGAAGCCGCCGCTGCGTTGACGGTCAGCCCATCGACGGTTCGCCGTCTGATCGCGGAGCGAAGCTTGCCCGCGCACCAGCTGTGCAAGGGCGCACCCTGGGTGATCAAGGCGCCTGATCTGGAGCACCCCGAGGTCAGGAACGCCGCGCAGGCGCGGCGCTTCCGGCGCCCGTCGTCTGGCGATCTCCGCCAAAGAGAGCTTGAACTATAA